From Nitratidesulfovibrio vulgaris str. Hildenborough, a single genomic window includes:
- a CDS encoding potassium-transporting ATPase subunit F, which yields MDLLDIIGLICAAALYLYVGYALLFPERF from the coding sequence ATGGATCTGCTCGATATCATCGGTCTCATATGCGCTGCGGCCCTCTACCTGTATGTCGGGTACGCATTGCTCTTCCCTGAACGCTTCTAG
- a CDS encoding TadE/TadG family type IV pilus assembly protein, which yields MKGERSFLHDTEGMTTLEFALVLPLVLLLLFGTMDMLRYVWARNTTVAAAVEAAETGALRTTTDEEIRLAAERILAPSGLRASSLVITRETAVVPPVITVRITVDFSYIVLPGFLTSMVGARVIDITKRSVMGPEESS from the coding sequence ATGAAAGGCGAACGTTCTTTCCTGCATGACACAGAAGGCATGACCACCCTCGAATTCGCACTGGTGCTGCCTCTCGTGTTGCTGCTCCTTTTCGGCACCATGGACATGCTGCGCTATGTCTGGGCACGTAACACCACAGTCGCCGCCGCCGTTGAAGCCGCGGAGACGGGGGCGCTCAGGACCACGACCGACGAAGAGATTCGGCTTGCCGCCGAGAGGATTCTGGCACCGTCCGGGCTCAGGGCCTCCTCGCTGGTCATCACCCGTGAGACAGCGGTTGTGCCTCCTGTCATCACCGTACGCATCACCGTCGACTTTTCGTACATCGTGTTGCCGGGCTTTCTCACAAGCATGGTCGGGGCAAGGGTTATAGACATCACCAAACGTTCCGTCATGGGGCCGGAGGAATCGTCATGA
- a CDS encoding TadE/TadG family type IV pilus assembly protein gives MNARTPQFLCRNEGERGMVTVEAALLIVLFLVPMLLLVMDAGRFITARHSLTQAVRQGAIVLIHAQASSQADTQASAAVKDALEVSGYRPGEVTVVINRPDQTRATITVTLDTTRFAVFGVAFTVLPVIIRESATVSTG, from the coding sequence ATGAACGCCAGAACCCCGCAGTTCTTATGCCGGAATGAGGGTGAGCGGGGCATGGTCACCGTGGAGGCGGCCCTGCTCATCGTCCTGTTTCTGGTGCCCATGCTCCTGCTCGTCATGGATGCTGGCCGCTTCATCACGGCACGCCATTCCCTCACGCAGGCAGTGCGGCAAGGGGCCATCGTCCTGATTCATGCCCAGGCCTCATCACAAGCCGACACCCAGGCCTCGGCGGCGGTCAAGGATGCGCTTGAGGTCTCCGGCTACCGCCCCGGAGAAGTGACGGTCGTCATCAACAGACCCGACCAGACGAGGGCGACCATCACCGTGACGCTGGATACGACACGCTTCGCCGTGTTCGGCGTCGCCTTCACGGTACTGCCCGTCATCATTCGTGAAAGTGCCACTGTCTCGACAGGATAG
- a CDS encoding TadG family pilus assembly protein — MSLLKRLLNEERGNVALIVALSSFALLGLGTMAVDLGVVYTKRSQMQKAADIAALAGAQALINSSGNTDMARTQAITTARANLAQGDVPDRAVRDGDVTFSNNAAINTSFPMNRIDVHIRRNAEAGNSVGLIFANLFGDSYSDLTVMARAEAVPACRSCVAPLSVPDKFTWNDKCDPDRKLNNGALDPTSSCEMASVQLIGYSPADFGTPVVLKFGDPTDTVVPGWFSPINLPPVGQGAPETGASVYRERLGDAGFCMNDFGTYSVQPGSQVQVEPGNMVGPTRQGIADLLAGDPAATWDTGKGVVTASGEPNPHSPRIIRIPLYDPRLPIVSGRNYLTVVKVASFFVESMDNQNNVRGRYIASSPLAPWGTVSPGASCLTYTARLARP, encoded by the coding sequence ATGTCCCTCTTGAAACGTCTGCTCAACGAAGAACGAGGCAACGTCGCCCTCATCGTCGCCCTTTCAAGCTTCGCCCTGCTGGGTCTTGGCACCATGGCGGTGGACCTTGGCGTGGTCTACACCAAGCGCAGCCAGATGCAGAAGGCAGCCGACATCGCCGCACTCGCAGGGGCACAGGCACTGATCAACAGTTCAGGCAACACCGACATGGCCCGCACGCAAGCCATCACCACGGCGCGTGCCAACCTCGCACAGGGTGACGTTCCCGATAGGGCCGTCCGCGATGGCGATGTGACCTTCTCGAACAACGCCGCCATCAACACCTCGTTCCCCATGAACCGCATAGACGTGCATATCCGGCGCAACGCCGAGGCGGGCAACTCTGTAGGGCTCATCTTCGCCAATCTGTTCGGCGACTCCTACAGCGACCTCACGGTCATGGCCCGGGCAGAGGCCGTTCCGGCCTGCCGCAGTTGCGTGGCACCGCTCAGCGTACCGGACAAGTTCACATGGAACGACAAGTGCGACCCCGACAGGAAGCTCAACAACGGGGCTCTCGACCCCACAAGCAGCTGCGAGATGGCCTCGGTCCAGCTCATCGGATATTCCCCTGCCGACTTCGGAACGCCCGTCGTCCTCAAGTTCGGCGACCCCACGGACACCGTCGTCCCCGGCTGGTTCAGCCCGATCAACCTGCCGCCTGTGGGGCAGGGCGCCCCGGAGACCGGAGCCTCGGTCTATCGCGAACGCCTCGGGGATGCAGGCTTCTGCATGAACGACTTCGGAACATACTCGGTGCAGCCGGGCTCACAGGTACAGGTTGAACCGGGCAACATGGTCGGCCCCACCCGGCAGGGCATAGCCGACCTCCTGGCTGGCGACCCTGCCGCCACATGGGACACCGGCAAGGGTGTCGTGACGGCCTCTGGCGAACCCAACCCCCACAGCCCGCGCATCATCCGCATCCCCCTGTACGACCCCCGGCTTCCCATCGTGAGCGGTCGCAACTATCTGACCGTCGTCAAGGTCGCCTCGTTCTTCGTCGAATCCATGGACAACCAGAACAACGTCCGCGGACGCTACATCGCCAGTTCTCCCCTCGCGCCGTGGGGCACGGTCTCTCCCGGTGCCTCCTGCCTGACCTACACGGCGAGACTCGCCAGACCGTAG
- a CDS encoding sll1863 family stress response protein — MSSRDEYIRKLQNQLDKWNAQIDKLVVQAALAKAEARVEYHEEITALREKRDELLGRLAELQRAGEGAWEDVKSGFELAWNVVEDAFESARKRFRD; from the coding sequence ATGAGCAGCAGGGACGAGTACATCCGCAAGTTGCAGAATCAACTGGACAAGTGGAATGCGCAGATAGACAAGCTGGTGGTGCAGGCTGCGCTTGCCAAGGCCGAGGCCCGCGTGGAGTACCACGAGGAGATTACGGCCCTGCGCGAGAAGCGCGACGAACTTCTGGGCAGGCTTGCCGAACTCCAGCGTGCCGGTGAAGGTGCGTGGGAGGATGTGAAGTCGGGCTTCGAACTGGCGTGGAACGTCGTCGAAGACGCCTTCGAGTCGGCCCGCAAGCGCTTCAGGGATTGA
- a CDS encoding 2-oxoacid:acceptor oxidoreductase family protein encodes MAIYQDVIMAGFGGQGVMLIGNLLAYAGMHAGLNVTYIPVYGPEMRGGTANCTVVVSDEDIGSPIIQRPKSLIIMNQPSLDKFEARLEDGGVQVLNTSLVDASKAEARVRTVCVPANEIADGIGNTKMANMVALGAYVQATGIVPLEAVKESLKSVISAHYSHLIPKNADALQAGFDHAAKG; translated from the coding sequence ATGGCCATCTATCAGGACGTGATCATGGCGGGTTTCGGGGGCCAGGGCGTGATGCTCATCGGCAACCTTCTCGCCTATGCCGGAATGCACGCGGGCCTCAACGTCACCTACATCCCGGTCTACGGGCCGGAGATGCGCGGCGGCACCGCCAACTGCACCGTGGTCGTCTCCGATGAAGACATCGGTTCGCCCATCATCCAGCGGCCCAAGAGCCTCATCATCATGAACCAGCCCTCGCTGGACAAGTTCGAGGCGCGCCTCGAAGACGGTGGCGTGCAGGTGCTGAACACCTCGCTGGTGGACGCAAGCAAGGCCGAGGCGCGTGTGCGCACGGTCTGCGTGCCCGCCAACGAGATCGCCGACGGCATCGGCAACACCAAGATGGCCAACATGGTGGCCCTCGGCGCCTATGTGCAGGCCACCGGCATCGTGCCCCTCGAAGCCGTGAAGGAAAGCCTGAAGAGCGTCATCTCGGCGCACTACAGCCACCTCATTCCCAAGAACGCGGACGCCCTGCAGGCCGGTTTCGACCACGCCGCCAAGGGTTAG
- a CDS encoding thiamine pyrophosphate-dependent enzyme: MQAHELREDETVAFDVPELLVDRATHYCPGCHHGVAHRLVAEVLTEMGVAEDTICVSSIGCSVFIYNYLAVDTVEAPHGRAPAVATGVKRARKDKIVFAYQGDGDLASIGLAEIMHAANRGERMTIVFVNNTVYGMTGGQMAPTTLVGQKTTTCPSGRCRDTEGLPMKMAEIIAGLGGVAYSARVSLDSVKHIRAAKKALRKAFDVQQNDLGFGFVEMLSACPTNWRMDAVKANKRIAEEMIPYFPLGVYKDVTEAEGVC; encoded by the coding sequence ATGCAGGCCCACGAACTTCGTGAAGACGAAACCGTCGCCTTCGACGTGCCCGAGTTGCTCGTCGACCGCGCCACCCACTATTGCCCCGGCTGCCACCACGGTGTGGCACACCGCCTCGTGGCGGAAGTGCTCACCGAGATGGGCGTGGCTGAAGACACCATCTGCGTAAGCTCCATCGGCTGCTCGGTGTTCATCTACAACTATCTCGCCGTCGACACGGTGGAGGCCCCCCACGGGCGCGCTCCCGCCGTGGCAACCGGCGTCAAGCGTGCCCGCAAGGACAAGATCGTCTTCGCCTATCAGGGCGATGGCGACCTCGCCTCCATCGGTCTCGCCGAGATCATGCATGCCGCCAACCGCGGCGAGCGCATGACCATCGTCTTCGTCAACAACACCGTCTACGGCATGACGGGCGGCCAGATGGCCCCCACCACGCTGGTGGGCCAGAAGACCACCACCTGCCCCTCCGGTCGCTGCCGCGACACCGAGGGCCTGCCCATGAAGATGGCCGAGATCATCGCCGGTCTCGGCGGGGTGGCCTACAGCGCCCGCGTGTCGCTCGACTCGGTCAAGCACATCCGCGCCGCCAAGAAGGCGCTCCGCAAGGCCTTCGACGTGCAGCAGAACGACCTCGGGTTCGGCTTCGTCGAGATGCTCTCGGCCTGCCCCACCAACTGGCGCATGGATGCCGTGAAGGCCAACAAGCGCATCGCCGAGGAGATGATCCCCTACTTCCCGCTGGGTGTGTACAAGGACGTGACCGAAGCCGAGGGGGTGTGCTGA
- a CDS encoding 3-methyl-2-oxobutanoate dehydrogenase subunit VorB produces MSSEKTERIFIKGNEAIAHGALAAGCRCYFGYPITPQNDIPEMMSSAIPAAGGEFVQAESEVAAANMLLGAAACGVRAFTSSSSPGVSLMQEAISYMAGSELPGVIVNMNRGGPGLGDIGPSQGDYFQSVKGGGHGDYRTYVLAPATCQECYDMMFEAFDVAYRFRTPVLVLGDAIVGQMKEPVTPWKRDDLDPATEGADWRLQGAKGRPARLLKSLFLEDGALAGQNRNLQAKYEAMKELARAECFETEDADLVVVAFGSIGRIAKSAIRKLRAQGHKVGLVRPVTLFPFPEKVLQDLAAKGKRFLTIEHNCGQMVDDVRLAVRAYCDSDFYGHMPGELPGSDDFLKPILDALGRK; encoded by the coding sequence ATGTCCAGCGAAAAGACCGAAAGGATCTTCATCAAGGGCAATGAGGCCATCGCCCACGGCGCTCTGGCCGCAGGGTGCCGCTGCTATTTCGGCTACCCCATCACGCCCCAGAACGACATCCCCGAGATGATGTCGTCAGCCATTCCCGCCGCAGGCGGGGAGTTCGTGCAGGCCGAAAGCGAGGTCGCGGCAGCCAACATGCTGCTGGGTGCCGCCGCATGCGGCGTGCGTGCCTTCACCTCGTCGTCCAGCCCCGGCGTGTCGCTCATGCAGGAGGCCATCTCGTACATGGCGGGCAGCGAGCTTCCGGGCGTCATCGTCAACATGAACCGTGGCGGCCCGGGCCTTGGCGACATCGGCCCCTCGCAGGGCGACTACTTCCAGTCGGTGAAGGGCGGCGGTCATGGCGACTACCGCACCTACGTGCTGGCCCCTGCCACCTGTCAGGAATGCTACGACATGATGTTCGAGGCGTTCGACGTGGCCTACCGCTTCCGCACTCCGGTGCTCGTCCTTGGCGACGCCATCGTCGGCCAGATGAAGGAACCCGTCACCCCGTGGAAGCGTGACGACCTCGACCCCGCCACCGAAGGCGCAGACTGGCGTCTTCAGGGCGCCAAGGGCCGTCCGGCGCGCCTGCTCAAGTCGCTGTTCCTCGAAGACGGGGCACTGGCAGGGCAGAACCGCAACCTTCAGGCCAAGTACGAGGCCATGAAGGAACTGGCCCGGGCCGAGTGCTTCGAGACCGAAGACGCCGACCTCGTGGTGGTGGCCTTCGGTTCCATCGGACGCATCGCCAAGTCCGCCATCCGCAAGCTGCGTGCGCAGGGCCACAAGGTGGGCCTCGTGCGTCCCGTCACGCTGTTCCCCTTCCCCGAGAAGGTGCTTCAGGACCTCGCCGCCAAGGGCAAGCGCTTCCTGACCATCGAGCACAACTGCGGGCAGATGGTGGACGACGTGCGCCTTGCGGTGCGCGCCTACTGCGACAGTGACTTCTATGGACACATGCCGGGCGAACTGCCGGGTTCGGACGATTTCCTGAAGCCGATACTCGACGCCCTGGGGAGGAAGTGA
- a CDS encoding 4Fe-4S binding protein — MSRVVFLEDRCKGCLLCTTVCPKSIIRQSSRFNRQGYKVAEVPAEDMHECTACTSCALICPDAAIRVYKTKKTKAGE; from the coding sequence ATGTCACGGGTAGTTTTCCTGGAGGATCGCTGCAAGGGGTGCCTGCTCTGTACCACGGTGTGCCCCAAGAGCATCATCCGTCAGTCCTCCCGGTTCAACCGGCAGGGCTACAAGGTTGCCGAGGTGCCCGCAGAGGACATGCACGAGTGCACAGCCTGCACCTCGTGCGCGCTCATCTGTCCCGATGCGGCTATAAGGGTGTACAAAACCAAGAAGACCAAGGCCGGGGAGTAG
- the queA gene encoding tRNA preQ1(34) S-adenosylmethionine ribosyltransferase-isomerase QueA has product MKDDATGADFLLSGYDYELPEDRIAQHPPVERGLSRLLVLDRTTGERIHARFADLAEHLPEGALLVANNSKVLPARLLGHRPTGGKVEFLLLTPLPLVTPLAAGPASGTVEPGWCVAEVEGLLRASKPLRPGDTLSFGDDLRVEVVHKGEFGRSMVLLFWRGELATLFAREGHLPLPPYIRRADGDEDRDRYQTVFAREDRLGSVAAPTAGLHFTPSLRETLTARGHQWAEVTLYVGYGTFSPVRCADIRDHAMHREYVEVTAETVEVIRRAKADGRPVVAVGTTSCRVLEGVATAKGTLEPYAGWTDIFMYPGYTFKVVDHLITNFHLPESSLLMLVSAFAGRERVLATYREAIEEGYRFFSYGDAMLLR; this is encoded by the coding sequence ATGAAGGATGACGCCACCGGAGCGGATTTTCTGCTGTCCGGCTACGACTACGAACTGCCTGAAGACCGCATCGCCCAGCACCCGCCTGTCGAGCGCGGACTGTCGCGTCTTCTGGTGCTCGACCGCACGACGGGCGAGCGCATCCATGCGCGGTTCGCCGACCTCGCGGAACACCTGCCGGAAGGCGCCCTGCTGGTCGCCAACAACTCCAAGGTGCTGCCCGCCCGCCTTCTGGGGCACAGGCCCACAGGGGGCAAGGTGGAGTTCCTGTTGCTGACACCGCTGCCGCTGGTGACGCCCCTTGCCGCCGGGCCCGCGTCGGGCACGGTGGAACCGGGCTGGTGCGTGGCGGAGGTGGAAGGACTGCTGCGCGCCTCGAAGCCGTTGCGCCCCGGTGATACGCTCTCCTTCGGTGACGACCTTCGGGTGGAGGTCGTGCACAAGGGGGAATTCGGGCGCAGCATGGTGCTGCTCTTCTGGCGTGGCGAATTGGCCACCCTCTTCGCCCGTGAGGGGCACCTGCCGTTGCCGCCGTACATCCGCCGCGCCGACGGCGATGAAGACCGCGACCGCTACCAGACCGTCTTCGCCCGCGAAGACCGTCTAGGGTCGGTCGCCGCGCCCACGGCGGGACTGCATTTCACGCCGTCACTGCGCGAGACGCTGACGGCGCGCGGCCACCAGTGGGCCGAGGTGACCCTGTACGTGGGCTATGGTACGTTCAGTCCGGTGCGTTGCGCCGACATCCGCGACCATGCCATGCACCGCGAATACGTGGAGGTGACGGCGGAGACGGTGGAGGTCATACGACGGGCCAAAGCTGATGGCCGTCCGGTCGTGGCCGTGGGGACCACCTCGTGCCGCGTGCTGGAGGGGGTCGCCACGGCGAAGGGCACTCTCGAACCCTACGCGGGGTGGACGGACATCTTCATGTACCCCGGCTATACGTTCAAGGTGGTCGACCATCTCATCACCAACTTCCACCTGCCCGAATCATCCCTGCTGATGCTGGTCTCGGCCTTCGCGGGACGTGAACGGGTGCTTGCCACCTACCGCGAGGCCATCGAGGAGGGCTACCGCTTCTTCTCGTACGGCGACGCCATGCTGCTTCGATAG